One part of the Labeo rohita strain BAU-BD-2019 unplaced genomic scaffold, IGBB_LRoh.1.0 scaffold_2133, whole genome shotgun sequence genome encodes these proteins:
- the LOC127159402 gene encoding E3 ubiquitin-protein ligase TRIM11-like, giving the protein MAEASIPVAQDQFTCPVCLDLLKDPVTTACGHSYCKSCITDCWNEEDQKGVYSCPQCRQTFSPRPAVATNVLLAEMLEKLKITRLRTAGSEDV; this is encoded by the coding sequence ATGGCAGAAGCCAGTATTCCAGTGGCTCAGGATCAGTTCACGTGTCCAGTGTGTCTGGATCTGCTGAAGGATCCAGTGACGACTgcctgtggacacagttactgtaagaGCTGCATTACAGACTGCTGGAATGAGGAGGATCAGAAGGgagtctacagctgccctcagtgcagacagaccttcagtCCCAGACCTGCTGTAGCTACAAATGTACTGCTGGCTGAAATGCTGGAGAAACTGAAGATCACGAGACTCCGAACTGCTGGATCTGAAGATGT